The following coding sequences are from one Natrarchaeobaculum sulfurireducens window:
- a CDS encoding peroxidase-related enzyme (This protein belongs to a clade of uncharacterized proteins related to peroxidases such as the alkylhydroperoxidase AhpD.) — MGNSETETDPELDDDAMDAFPVPAFEDLPEDLKARIAEETDRAGFTPNVFSAFAYKPSHFRAFFDYHDALVEDTALEREEIEMIVVAVSGVNHCYYCNVAHGALVRIYADDPTLADQLIANYRTADISDAHRTMLDVAVKLTERPNAIERADYDRLREAGFSQEAIWDIAAVTAFYNLSNRMAAFAEMRPNDEFHTLGR, encoded by the coding sequence ATGGGCAACTCAGAGACAGAGACCGATCCAGAACTCGACGACGACGCGATGGACGCCTTCCCCGTGCCGGCGTTCGAGGACCTGCCCGAGGATCTGAAAGCGCGCATCGCCGAGGAAACCGACCGGGCAGGGTTCACCCCGAACGTCTTCTCGGCGTTCGCGTACAAGCCCTCCCACTTCCGGGCCTTCTTCGACTATCACGACGCGCTCGTCGAGGACACCGCTCTGGAGCGCGAAGAGATCGAGATGATCGTCGTTGCCGTCTCCGGCGTCAACCACTGTTACTACTGTAACGTCGCCCACGGCGCGCTCGTCCGGATCTACGCCGACGATCCGACACTGGCCGATCAGTTGATCGCGAACTACCGCACGGCAGATATCAGCGACGCCCACCGGACGATGCTCGATGTCGCAGTGAAACTCACCGAGCGACCGAACGCGATCGAACGCGCCGACTACGACCGTCTCCGCGAGGCGGGGTTCAGCCAGGAGGCGATCTGGGACATCGCCGCCGTCACTGCGTTCTACAACCTCAGCAACCGGATGGCTGCCTTCGCCGAGATGCGTCCGAACGACGAGTTCCACACGCTGGGCCGGTAG
- a CDS encoding HalOD1 output domain-containing protein has translation MDTGKLELHRRCSPVADTIYGDEETHSPVVMIAEALAEASGTEMRALPPLNDYVDCDALERLFDTSDKAVDTMVLSFKIEQWNVFVRSDGAIRVCDATDRNGFEPIFEEQPE, from the coding sequence ATGGATACGGGAAAGCTCGAGCTACACCGTCGCTGCTCACCAGTTGCCGACACTATCTACGGGGACGAAGAGACACACTCGCCGGTGGTCATGATTGCTGAAGCCCTGGCGGAAGCCAGTGGGACCGAGATGAGAGCGCTCCCACCGCTCAACGACTACGTCGACTGCGACGCGCTCGAGCGGTTGTTCGACACTAGCGACAAGGCCGTCGATACGATGGTTCTGAGTTTCAAAATCGAGCAGTGGAACGTGTTCGTCCGATCTGATGGGGCTATTCGCGTCTGTGATGCAACCGACCGCAACGGGTTCGAACCGATTTTCGAAGAGCAGCCGGAGTAA